The following are from one region of the Mesorhizobium sp. B2-8-5 genome:
- a CDS encoding DUF883 family protein yields MATAAGKSATDQATTADLEADIEQLKADIQKLTEQLAKTGQHGYGAARRAAADGVEQLRAQGEAAFESMRGNAEDIEAQLIAKVREKPVTSLAIAAGVGFLFALLSRR; encoded by the coding sequence ATGGCAACCGCCGCAGGCAAATCCGCAACGGACCAAGCAACCACTGCCGACCTCGAGGCCGATATCGAGCAACTGAAGGCGGATATCCAGAAACTTACCGAGCAGCTCGCCAAGACCGGTCAACACGGCTATGGCGCGGCCCGTCGCGCCGCCGCGGATGGCGTCGAGCAGTTGCGGGCGCAGGGCGAAGCCGCGTTCGAGAGCATGCGGGGAAATGCCGAGGACATCGAAGCGCAACTGATCGCCAAAGTGCGGGAGAAGCCGGTGACGTCGCTGGCCATCGCGGCGGGCGTCGGTTTCCTCTTCGCCCTGCTTTCCCGCCGCTAA
- a CDS encoding phage holin family protein — protein MGALVSLISALASGEAMAALHRARTTAILYGLAAVFALCGVGFLIGAAYIWLAARYGPVASSLGFGIGFLVLAGLILLIHKLTTSMRNRRRARRRQADMTALGVTAALALLPALAKSKGGLGAAIAPALAVVAYAIYRENAKPTPPKQDPQDMS, from the coding sequence ATGGGGGCGCTTGTCTCGCTGATCTCGGCCCTCGCCTCGGGCGAGGCCATGGCCGCCTTGCACAGGGCGCGGACGACGGCAATCCTTTACGGACTTGCCGCCGTTTTTGCTCTGTGCGGCGTCGGTTTCCTCATCGGCGCCGCCTATATCTGGCTGGCGGCACGCTACGGGCCGGTGGCGAGCAGCCTCGGCTTCGGCATCGGCTTCCTGGTGCTTGCCGGGCTCATCCTCCTCATTCACAAGCTGACGACCAGCATGCGCAACAGGCGGCGCGCAAGACGGCGGCAGGCCGACATGACCGCGCTGGGCGTTACTGCGGCACTTGCCCTGCTTCCGGCCCTTGCCAAGAGCAAGGGCGGGCTGGGAGCCGCCATCGCGCCCGCCCTGGCGGTCGTCGCCTACGCCATCTATCGTGAGAACGCCAAGCCCACGCCACCGAAGCAGGACCCGCAGGACATGTCGTAA
- a CDS encoding diacylglycerol/lipid kinase family protein has protein sequence MRFAAVLNQDGGTLRTIDLEAFSEQLRHTLEAAGHSVEIDIVAGRDIATALEKAIARRNIDVVLAGGGDGTISTAASLLMNKKKVLAILPAGTMNLFARGLGIPQTLEAALQSFADGEVIAVDMASANGQPFVHQFSVGMHAEMVQLREKMDFGSRLGKMQASVRAAWAAINNPPALKVSLCVGKAEIVTRTTGIGISNNLFGEGHLPYADNPAGGVLGIYVSVARQRHHLAKLLLDMLRGRLRQSAHVEVHQAGRAVLKIHSPAKKFSAVLDGELVRLERETTIEIHPGALKVLVPASNAQARAA, from the coding sequence ATGCGGTTTGCTGCGGTGCTGAACCAGGACGGCGGCACGCTCCGCACCATCGATTTGGAAGCATTTTCCGAACAGTTGCGTCACACGCTCGAAGCGGCCGGACATTCGGTCGAGATCGATATCGTTGCCGGCCGCGACATCGCCACGGCGCTGGAGAAGGCCATCGCCAGGCGGAACATCGACGTCGTTCTTGCCGGAGGCGGCGACGGCACGATTTCCACCGCGGCGTCCCTCCTCATGAACAAGAAGAAGGTCCTGGCCATCTTGCCCGCCGGCACGATGAACCTCTTCGCGCGCGGCCTGGGCATTCCGCAGACACTGGAAGCCGCCCTGCAATCCTTCGCCGATGGCGAGGTGATCGCGGTCGATATGGCCAGCGCCAACGGCCAGCCCTTCGTGCACCAGTTCTCCGTCGGCATGCACGCTGAGATGGTTCAGCTGCGCGAAAAGATGGACTTCGGCTCGCGCCTTGGAAAGATGCAGGCATCCGTGCGCGCCGCATGGGCGGCGATCAACAATCCGCCTGCCCTCAAGGTCAGCCTGTGCGTCGGCAAGGCCGAGATCGTCACCCGCACCACCGGCATCGGCATCTCCAACAATCTGTTCGGCGAAGGCCATCTGCCCTATGCCGACAACCCGGCCGGCGGCGTGCTCGGCATCTATGTCAGCGTCGCGCGCCAGCGTCATCACTTGGCAAAACTCCTCCTGGACATGCTGCGCGGGAGGCTGCGCCAGAGCGCGCATGTCGAAGTGCATCAGGCAGGCAGGGCTGTGCTGAAGATCCACTCGCCCGCCAAAAAGTTCAGCGCGGTGCTGGATGGCGAACTGGTCAGGCTGGAACGCGAAACAACGATCGAGATTCACCCCGGCGCGCTGAAAGTGCTCGTTCCGGCAAGCAATGCGCAGGCAAGGGCGGCATGA
- a CDS encoding PRC-barrel domain-containing protein, translating to MIRTLFATTAIATLLASGALAQTTPAPAPQAPAAENPAPVMRSDGALMTNIIGESVYNGTGDDAQDIGKVDDVVLDSSGKAKSAIIGVGGFLGVGKKDVAFDYGKLEWAEKNGDRWLVAKSTKDELNALPAFDRKPYDPAPAQSADATQPANNTTTQAPAAAPAEPVNKAEGNLATNIMGESVYNGTADDAQKIGDVKDIVLAKDGKAESLVIGVGGFLGIGTKNVTYDFAKAKWAEKNGDRWLVAETTKEELQAQPDFNRKAYDPAPGSTTAASNAPAATTPAVVSSDTTSDKGAKPAEPAKSTAENKPATPPAQSTAENKPADNGTAATDQTKTASIDKSTLSEMPMGNIRVDDLKGTTVYGANDAKIGSIGDVVLTPDNKPDAVIVDVGGFLGIGAKEVAIGMDKLKFMTDKNGKKYLYTNFTKEQLQAQTAYDKSSYAANRDQQRMMLK from the coding sequence ATGATCCGCACTCTTTTTGCGACGACCGCGATCGCGACGCTGCTCGCAAGCGGCGCTTTAGCACAGACGACGCCCGCCCCCGCTCCACAAGCCCCAGCAGCCGAAAATCCGGCGCCGGTCATGCGCTCGGATGGCGCGCTGATGACGAACATCATCGGCGAGTCCGTTTATAACGGCACCGGCGATGACGCGCAGGACATCGGCAAGGTCGACGATGTCGTCTTGGATTCCAGCGGCAAGGCCAAATCCGCCATTATCGGGGTCGGCGGGTTCCTCGGCGTCGGCAAGAAGGACGTCGCTTTCGACTACGGCAAGCTGGAATGGGCCGAGAAGAACGGCGACCGCTGGCTAGTCGCCAAGTCCACGAAAGATGAACTGAACGCTCTGCCGGCATTCGACCGCAAGCCTTATGATCCGGCGCCAGCGCAGTCGGCCGACGCGACGCAGCCCGCTAACAATACGACGACGCAGGCTCCAGCGGCCGCACCGGCTGAGCCGGTGAACAAGGCCGAGGGCAACCTCGCCACCAACATCATGGGCGAGTCGGTCTATAACGGCACCGCGGACGACGCCCAGAAGATCGGCGACGTGAAGGACATCGTGCTTGCCAAGGACGGCAAGGCCGAGTCGCTGGTGATCGGCGTCGGCGGCTTCCTCGGCATCGGCACGAAGAACGTCACCTATGACTTCGCCAAGGCGAAATGGGCGGAGAAGAACGGCGACCGCTGGCTGGTGGCCGAGACGACGAAGGAGGAACTGCAGGCCCAGCCCGATTTCAACCGCAAGGCCTATGATCCGGCGCCGGGCTCGACGACGGCCGCGAGCAACGCTCCTGCGGCGACCACGCCCGCGGTGGTGTCTTCGGATACGACCTCCGACAAGGGGGCCAAACCGGCAGAGCCCGCCAAGTCGACGGCCGAGAACAAACCTGCGACGCCGCCGGCCCAGAGCACGGCCGAGAACAAGCCCGCCGATAACGGCACCGCCGCAACCGACCAGACCAAGACCGCTTCCATCGACAAATCGACGCTGAGCGAAATGCCGATGGGCAACATCCGTGTCGACGACCTCAAGGGCACGACGGTCTATGGCGCCAACGATGCCAAGATCGGTTCGATCGGCGATGTCGTGCTGACGCCCGACAACAAGCCGGACGCAGTCATTGTCGATGTCGGCGGCTTCCTCGGCATCGGCGCCAAGGAAGTGGCGATCGGCATGGACAAGCTCAAATTCATGACCGACAAGAACGGCAAGAAATATCTCTATACCAACTTCACCAAGGAACAGTTGCAGGCGCAGACGGCCTATGACAAGAGCAGTTATGCCGCCAACCGCGACCAGCAGCGGATGATGTTGAAATAG
- a CDS encoding alkaline phosphatase family protein: MDNPTSRPNVLLITCDQWRGDCLSAAGHPVVKTPNADALAAQGVLFRRHYGGAAPCSPARACLYTGLYQMNNRVCRNGTPLDARHGNIALSARAAGYDPTLFGYTDVSLDPRQLSPEDPRLRSYEGVLPGFTVRQALPEHQKQWLSWLQAQGIDTGAGSPDIHRPANGQAERDVTNAPPVYSQDQTPTAFLAGEFIRWLGEQEKSVPWFAHVSLISPHPPFIVPEPYNTMYDPGDGPAFRRAASWQAEAESHPYVAYDLDRQKRTKFVPGIEGKVPDWSEENFRLVRAIYYGMIAEVDAQLGRIWRAIKSADAWDDTVIVLTSDHAEMMGDHFMLGKGGFFDASYHIPLIIRDPRRRAEAGSSVDRFTEAVDIFPTLLDLIGAAPQRHLDGRSLMPWIEGKKPETWRDAAHWEFDFRTVANDEAERHFGIASSACNLAVIRTAEFKYVHFGGGLPALLFDLSKDPGELNNVAGDTAYLSVRLEFAERMLAWRAAHLDQSLALAELTEDGVVGYVSQAVGSRQ; encoded by the coding sequence TTGGACAATCCGACGAGCCGCCCGAATGTTCTCCTCATCACCTGCGACCAGTGGCGTGGCGATTGCCTGTCGGCCGCCGGCCACCCGGTGGTGAAGACGCCGAATGCGGATGCGCTCGCCGCGCAAGGCGTGCTCTTCCGCCGGCACTACGGAGGCGCAGCTCCTTGCTCGCCGGCCCGCGCCTGCCTCTATACCGGGCTCTACCAGATGAACAATCGTGTCTGCCGCAACGGCACGCCGCTCGACGCGCGCCATGGCAATATCGCGCTTTCGGCGCGCGCGGCGGGCTACGATCCGACCCTGTTCGGCTACACCGATGTCTCGCTCGATCCCCGACAACTCTCCCCCGAGGATCCGCGGCTGCGCAGCTATGAAGGCGTGCTGCCGGGATTCACCGTGCGCCAAGCCCTGCCCGAGCATCAGAAGCAGTGGCTGTCATGGCTGCAGGCGCAGGGCATCGACACCGGCGCCGGCAGCCCTGATATCCACCGTCCGGCCAACGGGCAAGCGGAACGCGACGTCACCAACGCGCCGCCCGTCTATTCGCAAGACCAGACGCCGACCGCTTTCCTGGCCGGCGAATTCATCCGCTGGCTCGGCGAGCAGGAGAAGAGCGTGCCGTGGTTCGCGCATGTCTCCCTCATCAGCCCACACCCGCCCTTCATCGTGCCGGAACCCTACAACACGATGTACGATCCAGGCGATGGTCCCGCCTTCCGGCGCGCTGCAAGCTGGCAGGCCGAGGCGGAAAGCCATCCCTATGTCGCTTACGATCTCGACCGGCAGAAGCGGACAAAATTCGTTCCCGGCATCGAAGGCAAGGTGCCGGACTGGAGCGAGGAGAATTTCCGCTTAGTCCGCGCGATCTATTACGGCATGATCGCCGAGGTCGACGCGCAGCTCGGCCGCATCTGGCGGGCGATCAAATCGGCGGACGCCTGGGACGACACCGTCATCGTGCTGACCTCCGACCATGCCGAGATGATGGGCGACCATTTCATGCTCGGCAAGGGCGGCTTCTTCGACGCCAGCTACCATATTCCGCTGATCATCCGCGATCCGCGCCGGAGAGCCGAGGCCGGTTCATCCGTCGACCGTTTCACGGAGGCGGTCGATATCTTCCCGACCTTGCTCGACCTGATCGGCGCCGCGCCACAGCGCCATCTCGACGGCCGTTCGCTCATGCCCTGGATCGAGGGCAAGAAGCCGGAGACCTGGCGCGACGCGGCGCATTGGGAGTTTGATTTCCGTACAGTCGCCAACGACGAAGCGGAGCGCCATTTCGGTATCGCATCGAGCGCCTGCAACCTTGCCGTCATCCGCACGGCCGAGTTCAAATATGTCCATTTCGGCGGTGGTCTGCCGGCGCTTCTCTTCGATCTCTCGAAAGACCCGGGCGAGTTGAACAACGTGGCAGGCGACACGGCCTATCTGTCCGTACGGCTTGAGTTCGCCGAAAGGATGCTCGCCTGGCGCGCCGCGCATCTCGATCAGTCGCTGGCATTGGCGGAACTGACGGAAGATGGCGTGGTCGGGTACGTGAGTCAGGCAGTAGGCAGTAGGCAGTAG
- a CDS encoding VOC family protein: protein MLNQIKGLHHVTSMASDARRNNEFFTKKLGLRRVKKTVNFDAPDVYHLYYADEVGTPGSVMTYFPFPDIGQGRHGVGEVGTTVFSVPEGTLAYWEKRFADEGVGNVARTENFGEKRLTFTGPDGDSFALVEDKADKRAPWVKGGVPGDEAIRGFHSVSLRLKDGGATEELLKFMGYEEVDKSGNVRRLAIKNGNGADVVDIESLPGAGFANLGAGSVHHVAFAVEDRAKQLEVRKALIDTGYGVTPVIDRDYFWAIYFRTPGGVLFEVATNEPGFDRDEDTAHLGEALKLPTQHQHLRPYLEEHLQKLEG from the coding sequence ATGCTCAATCAGATCAAGGGCCTGCATCACGTCACCTCGATGGCGAGCGACGCGCGCCGCAACAACGAGTTCTTCACCAAGAAGCTCGGCCTGCGCCGGGTGAAAAAGACCGTCAATTTCGACGCACCGGATGTCTACCATCTCTATTACGCCGATGAGGTCGGCACGCCGGGCTCGGTGATGACCTATTTCCCGTTCCCCGATATCGGCCAGGGCCGACATGGCGTCGGCGAAGTCGGCACGACGGTGTTCTCGGTGCCGGAAGGCACGCTCGCCTATTGGGAAAAGCGCTTCGCCGACGAGGGCGTGGGCAACGTCGCCCGCACGGAAAATTTCGGCGAGAAGCGGCTCACCTTCACCGGTCCGGACGGCGACAGTTTCGCGCTTGTCGAGGACAAGGCCGATAAAAGGGCGCCCTGGGTCAAGGGCGGCGTTCCCGGCGACGAGGCGATCCGCGGCTTTCACTCGGTCTCGCTCCGGCTGAAGGATGGCGGCGCCACCGAGGAGCTTTTGAAGTTCATGGGCTATGAGGAGGTCGACAAGTCCGGCAACGTCCGCCGGCTGGCGATCAAGAATGGCAATGGCGCCGACGTCGTCGACATCGAATCGCTGCCAGGCGCCGGCTTTGCCAACCTCGGCGCCGGCTCGGTGCATCACGTCGCCTTCGCGGTCGAGGATCGCGCCAAACAGCTCGAAGTGCGCAAGGCGCTGATCGACACGGGCTATGGCGTCACGCCGGTCATCGATCGCGACTATTTCTGGGCGATCTATTTCCGCACGCCGGGCGGTGTGTTGTTCGAGGTGGCGACCAACGAACCGGGATTCGACCGCGACGAGGACACCGCGCATCTCGGCGAGGCGCTGAAGCTGCCGACGCAGCATCAGCATTTGCGGCCTTATCTCGAAGAGCATCTGCAGAAGCTGGAAGGCTGA
- a CDS encoding alpha/beta hydrolase, translated as MSKDAYIHKVLPGSPGGPLLFVFHGTGADENQLLGFGRELVPSATIVSPRGDVSEHGAARFFRRTGEGVYDMDDLARATSKMAGFVKAQVEAAKPSAVFGLGYSNGANVLASVVFAEPSLFDATALMHPLIPFEPRIQGSLAGRSILITAGRRDPICPPSLTSRLEAYSRADGADVTVEWHDGGHEVRPNEIEAARRLFALAPAEGGKNNG; from the coding sequence ATGAGCAAGGACGCTTACATCCACAAGGTGCTGCCCGGTTCGCCGGGCGGCCCACTGCTCTTCGTCTTCCACGGCACCGGCGCGGATGAGAACCAGCTTCTTGGTTTCGGTCGCGAGCTTGTGCCTTCGGCGACGATCGTCTCGCCACGTGGCGACGTGTCGGAGCATGGTGCCGCCCGCTTCTTCCGCCGCACCGGCGAGGGCGTCTACGACATGGACGACCTAGCACGCGCGACATCGAAGATGGCGGGCTTCGTCAAGGCGCAAGTCGAGGCGGCAAAACCCTCGGCGGTGTTCGGCCTCGGCTACTCCAACGGCGCCAACGTCCTGGCTTCGGTGGTGTTCGCCGAGCCGAGCCTGTTCGACGCCACGGCGCTGATGCATCCGCTGATCCCGTTCGAGCCACGCATCCAGGGCAGCCTTGCCGGCCGCAGCATCCTGATCACGGCCGGCAGGCGCGACCCGATCTGTCCGCCCAGCCTGACATCGCGGCTCGAGGCTTATTCGCGCGCCGACGGCGCCGATGTCACAGTGGAATGGCACGACGGCGGGCATGAGGTTCGGCCGAATGAAATCGAAGCGGCGCGGCGGCTGTTCGCGCTCGCGCCCGCTGAAGGAGGCAAGAACAATGGCTGA
- a CDS encoding GNAT family N-acetyltransferase: MADQLPEIELEDRGSKGRYVLRGPGGAEAEMTFTKIGEHQLIIDHTEVPDVFRGQGAGLRLVTRAVEDARAAGKKIIPLCPFANAQFRRHPEWADVLKQ, from the coding sequence ATGGCTGACCAACTGCCCGAGATCGAACTGGAGGACCGCGGCTCCAAGGGACGCTACGTGCTGCGCGGCCCCGGCGGCGCCGAGGCTGAGATGACCTTCACCAAGATCGGCGAGCACCAGCTCATCATCGACCACACCGAGGTGCCGGATGTCTTTCGCGGCCAGGGCGCCGGGCTTCGGCTCGTCACCCGCGCGGTCGAGGACGCACGCGCGGCCGGCAAGAAGATCATCCCGCTCTGCCCCTTCGCCAACGCCCAGTTCCGCCGCCATCCGGAATGGGCGGATGTGCTGAAGCAATGA
- a CDS encoding dipeptidase — protein sequence MTDTDLIPVFDGHNDTLLRLYQSKEADVEKLFIEGTPGGHIDLPRARKGGFAGGMFAIFPPPVEKSKRSAVPPAPSDNEPLPPELPQAEAITSTIGMASILFRLERAGALTVCRSAGDVRDAMAKGSIAAVFHIEGVEAIDPGLAMLDVLHAAGLRSLGIVWSRPNAFGNGVPFRFPSSPDTGPGLTDAGKALVKACNQLRIMIDLSHLNEKGFRDVAALSDAPLVATHSNVHAICGHSRNLTDWQLGAIRESGGMVGLNFATGFLREDGRMNADTSIDVMVRHIDSLLQALGEDGVGLGSDFDGAMIPAPIGDVAGLPKLIDALAARGFGRALIEKIAYRNWLSVLERTIG from the coding sequence ATGACCGATACCGACCTGATCCCCGTTTTCGACGGACATAACGACACGCTGCTTCGGCTCTACCAGTCGAAGGAAGCCGACGTCGAAAAGCTGTTCATCGAGGGGACGCCGGGCGGCCATATCGACCTGCCGCGCGCCAGGAAGGGCGGCTTTGCCGGCGGCATGTTCGCTATCTTTCCGCCGCCGGTCGAGAAGTCGAAGCGCAGCGCCGTGCCGCCGGCGCCGAGCGACAATGAACCGCTGCCGCCGGAGCTGCCGCAGGCCGAGGCGATCACCTCGACCATCGGCATGGCCTCGATCCTGTTTCGGCTGGAGCGTGCCGGCGCGTTGACCGTCTGCCGCAGCGCCGGCGATGTGCGTGACGCGATGGCGAAGGGCTCGATCGCGGCGGTGTTCCACATCGAAGGCGTCGAGGCGATCGATCCCGGGCTTGCCATGCTCGACGTGCTGCACGCCGCAGGCCTGCGCTCGCTGGGCATCGTCTGGAGCCGCCCCAACGCCTTCGGCAATGGCGTGCCGTTCCGCTTTCCGTCGTCGCCCGACACCGGACCGGGCCTCACCGACGCCGGCAAGGCGCTGGTCAAGGCCTGCAATCAGCTCAGGATCATGATCGACCTCTCGCATCTCAACGAGAAGGGTTTTCGCGATGTCGCGGCGCTGAGCGACGCGCCGCTGGTCGCCACCCATTCCAACGTGCATGCGATCTGCGGCCACTCGCGCAACCTGACCGACTGGCAGCTCGGCGCGATCCGCGAGTCGGGCGGCATGGTCGGCCTCAACTTCGCCACCGGCTTCCTGCGCGAGGACGGCCGCATGAATGCCGACACCAGTATTGATGTCATGGTGCGCCACATCGACTCGCTTTTACAGGCGCTGGGCGAGGACGGCGTCGGGCTAGGCTCGGATTTCGACGGCGCCATGATCCCAGCCCCCATCGGCGACGTCGCCGGCCTGCCGAAGCTCATCGACGCGCTCGCCGCGCGCGGTTTCGGGCGCGCGCTGATCGAGAAGATCGCCTATCGCAACTGGTTGAGCGTGTTGGAAAGGACGATCGGATAG
- a CDS encoding aminomethyltransferase family protein: protein MNHHPTIKPSAEARAAAQSHFRTLRLGTPFQPRIDALGLKQDWYSWAGYRAPHSLWDEELEYFAIRSQAALFDISPMTKYRVEGPDAEAYLDRVTLRDVTRLKPGRVHYTAWCDDEGFVLDDGTLFRFSPTRFRLCSQERHLPWLLDSAIGYDVSVEEETEAVAGLALQGPTSFAVLRDAGFAGVDRLKLFDLAEFAHDGAPQGTGKVTISRTGFTGDLGYEMFVPADKALSLWDRLMAAGELRGIRAIGYTALNRARLEAGLIVANSDFTAAEHAIRTDRLRMPDEIGLGFMIDPDKGHFNGRRAILEARAKKRLRHVLVGLEIEGNIPAEHAIVYYKKGQEVGLVSAAMWSPMAKRNIALASLQRPYGDTIVDDLWVEIYAMRELQYQKLMKKAKVVQRPFIKLDRRTADPPADF, encoded by the coding sequence ATGAACCATCATCCAACCATCAAGCCGTCAGCCGAAGCCCGTGCAGCCGCGCAATCCCACTTCCGCACGCTGCGGCTCGGCACGCCCTTCCAGCCACGCATTGACGCGCTGGGGCTGAAGCAGGATTGGTACAGTTGGGCCGGCTACCGCGCGCCGCATTCGCTGTGGGATGAGGAGCTCGAATATTTCGCCATCCGCAGTCAGGCAGCACTCTTCGACATCTCGCCGATGACCAAATACCGGGTCGAAGGTCCGGACGCCGAAGCCTATCTCGACCGCGTCACCTTGCGCGACGTGACAAGGCTGAAGCCCGGCCGCGTCCACTACACCGCCTGGTGCGACGACGAAGGTTTCGTGCTCGACGACGGCACTTTGTTCCGGTTCTCGCCGACACGCTTCCGGCTGTGCTCGCAGGAGCGGCACTTGCCCTGGCTGCTGGACAGCGCGATCGGCTATGACGTCAGCGTCGAGGAAGAGACCGAGGCGGTTGCCGGCTTGGCGCTGCAGGGCCCGACCTCGTTCGCCGTCCTGCGTGACGCGGGCTTTGCCGGCGTCGATCGGCTGAAGCTCTTCGACCTCGCCGAATTCGCGCATGATGGCGCTCCCCAAGGAACTGGCAAAGTCACCATCTCGCGCACCGGCTTCACCGGCGATCTCGGCTACGAGATGTTCGTGCCGGCGGACAAGGCGCTGAGCCTGTGGGACCGGCTGATGGCGGCGGGCGAACTGCGCGGGATCCGCGCCATCGGCTATACCGCGCTGAACCGCGCTCGCCTCGAAGCCGGGCTGATCGTCGCCAACAGTGACTTCACAGCTGCCGAGCACGCCATCCGCACGGACCGCCTGCGCATGCCGGACGAGATCGGCCTCGGCTTCATGATCGATCCGGACAAGGGCCACTTCAACGGTCGCCGCGCCATCCTGGAAGCCCGCGCCAAGAAGAGGCTTCGCCACGTGCTGGTCGGGCTGGAGATCGAAGGCAACATTCCCGCCGAGCATGCCATCGTCTACTACAAGAAAGGCCAGGAGGTCGGATTGGTCAGCGCGGCGATGTGGTCGCCCATGGCCAAGCGCAACATCGCGCTTGCCTCGCTGCAGCGGCCTTATGGCGATACCATCGTCGACGACCTCTGGGTCGAGATTTACGCCATGCGCGAGCTGCAGTACCAGAAGCTGATGAAGAAGGCGAAGGTGGTGCAGCGGCCCTTCATCAAGCTCGACCGCCGCACAGCCGATCCGCCCGCGGACTTTTGA
- a CDS encoding phytoene desaturase family protein — protein sequence MTSSDLNWDAIVIGGGHNGLVAAATLAKSGRKVLVFEAGNDVGGAARTEEFAPGFRVSAVAHLLNRLHPDVVKTLDLERHGLKVERGDFVPSVALSRDGPLVLHGAYGEVLTGASPSEQSAWKDLRSQLLRYAGVLKPFLSRQPPDLAGMSLAEMTGLGQTALALKRLGKEDMRDFLRVLLMNVYDLLDEQLSDDRLKGLLAFDATLGSHLGPRSPTSLLGLYYRLAGEIGGLAGAQMQPKGGMGAVIAPIRAAAESAGVSIRPASPVAKVIVEKGRAVGVVTQSGETLRAKTVVSAINPATTILDLVGPREVDTGFVRKVKNIRMKGDAAKLHLALDRPPQFTGVDIAGHKGRLVIAPSPDHVERAFNPSKYGEFSPEPVMEITLPSLADPSLAPSGACVLSAVVQYAPYALKEGWTAGKPQFLKAIMAQLETYAPGIGATVRHAELLTPADIEARYRMPGGHWHHGELQADQMLMSRPVSGWSGYDTPLEGLFLAGAGSHPGGGISGAPGLNAARRIIAMRA from the coding sequence ATGACGTCATCTGATTTGAACTGGGACGCCATCGTCATCGGCGGCGGCCATAACGGCCTTGTCGCCGCCGCCACGCTGGCGAAGTCGGGACGCAAGGTGCTGGTCTTCGAAGCCGGCAACGATGTCGGCGGCGCCGCGCGCACCGAGGAATTCGCGCCGGGCTTCCGCGTTTCCGCCGTCGCCCATCTGCTCAATCGCCTGCATCCCGATGTGGTGAAGACGCTGGATCTGGAGCGGCACGGGCTGAAAGTCGAGCGCGGCGATTTCGTGCCATCGGTGGCGCTGTCGAGAGACGGTCCGCTGGTGCTGCATGGCGCCTATGGCGAGGTGTTGACCGGCGCCAGCCCTTCGGAGCAGTCCGCCTGGAAAGACCTGCGCTCGCAATTGCTGCGCTACGCCGGCGTGCTGAAGCCTTTCCTGTCGCGCCAGCCGCCGGACCTTGCCGGCATGTCGCTGGCGGAAATGACCGGGCTCGGCCAGACCGCGTTGGCGCTGAAGCGGCTCGGCAAGGAAGATATGCGCGACTTCCTGCGCGTGCTTTTGATGAATGTCTACGACCTGCTTGACGAGCAGCTTTCGGACGACCGGCTGAAGGGCTTGCTCGCCTTCGACGCGACGCTCGGCTCGCATCTCGGCCCGCGCTCGCCGACCTCGCTGCTCGGCCTCTACTATAGGCTCGCCGGCGAGATCGGTGGCCTCGCCGGTGCGCAGATGCAGCCGAAAGGCGGCATGGGCGCCGTCATCGCCCCCATCCGCGCGGCGGCGGAAAGCGCGGGCGTTTCGATCCGCCCGGCTTCGCCGGTCGCCAAGGTCATCGTCGAGAAGGGCCGCGCCGTCGGTGTCGTCACGCAGAGCGGCGAAACCTTGCGCGCCAAGACCGTCGTTTCCGCCATCAATCCCGCAACGACGATCCTTGATCTCGTCGGCCCGCGCGAGGTCGACACCGGCTTCGTGCGCAAGGTGAAGAACATCCGCATGAAGGGCGACGCGGCAAAGCTGCATCTGGCGCTCGATCGGCCGCCGCAATTCACTGGCGTCGACATCGCCGGCCACAAGGGCCGCCTCGTCATCGCGCCTTCGCCCGACCATGTCGAGCGCGCCTTCAACCCGTCGAAATATGGCGAATTCTCGCCCGAGCCGGTGATGGAGATCACGCTGCCCAGCTTAGCCGATCCATCGCTCGCGCCGTCCGGCGCCTGCGTGCTCTCGGCGGTGGTGCAATACGCGCCCTACGCGCTGAAAGAGGGCTGGACCGCCGGCAAGCCGCAATTCCTCAAGGCGATCATGGCGCAGCTCGAAACCTATGCGCCCGGCATCGGCGCGACGGTGCGCCACGCCGAGCTGTTGACGCCCGCCGACATCGAGGCGCGCTACCGCATGCCCGGCGGCCATTGGCACCATGGCGAGTTGCAAGCCGACCAGATGCTGATGTCGCGGCCCGTCTCCGGCTGGTCGGGCTACGACACGCCGCTCGAAGGGCTGTTCCTTGCCGGCGCCGGTTCGCATCCGGGCGGCGGCATCTCCGGCGCGCCCGGCCTCAACGCCGCGCGCCGCATCATCGCGATGAGGGCCTAG